TGAAAATCCGTTGCTATGTACGCCGGAGCTGGCGATGCCGATCAGAGTGTCGCCCGCCTTGATATTGTCTCCGGTAATCAGATCCTTTTTATCTACCACGCCCACCGCAAAGCCTGCGATGTCGTATTCGTCCTCCGGCATCAATCCCGGATGCTCCGCCGTCTCGCCGCCGATCAGCGCACAGTCAGACTGCACGCAGCCCTCCGCCACGCCGCCAACGATTGCAGCGATTTTTTCCGGATAGTTTTTGCCGCAGGCAATGTAATCCAGGAAAAACAGCGGCTCACCGCCTGCGCAGGCAATATCGTTTACACACATTGCCACCGCATCGATGCCGATGGTATCATGCTTATCCAGAATAAACGCCAGCTTCACCTTGGTGCCGCAGCCGTCCGTGCCGGATAAGAGCACCGGCTCCTCCATATTTTTAATCTTCGCCAGTGAAAACGCGCCGGAAAATCCGCCCAGACCGCCCAGGACCTCTTCCCGCATCGTGCGTTTTACGTGCTCCTTCATCAGCTCCACGGATTTATATCCGGCTTCGATGTCTACGCCCGCATTCTTGTAATCCATAACTGTTCTCCTCTCGCCTGTTCCTTTTTATTCATGAAGTCCCGGATTTGTTACTGTTCACTCCGGCAACTTTTTATGCCCTGCGCCTTCCGGGTGCGGCATTATCAGTATGCTTTATAGCCAACTTCCTTCAGTCTCGCATCCTTTGCCTCCACCTGCTCCTTCAGCTCCTTTGAGTAAGCCTTCAGGCGCTCCAGAAGAGCGTCGTCAGAGGTGGCAAGAATTTTCGCCGCAAGCAGTCCGGCATTTGCACCGCCGTTGATCGCCACAGTCGCCACCGGAATACCGGACGGCATCTGCACGATGGAGTACAGGGAATCCCTGCCGCCCAGAGAACTGGTATGCATCGGGATACCGATGACCGGCATTGGGAAAATCGCCGCGCACATGCCCGGCAGATGCGCCGCCATGCCCGCTCCCGCAATGATGACCTTCCAACCCTTTGCCTCGGCTGATTTTGCATATTCAAAAAAGGTATCCGGCTCGCGGTGTGCGGAAATGATGGACATTTCGTATTCCACGCCAAGCCTGTCCAGAATGTCCGCCGCCTTTGCCATAACCGGCATATCAGAGTCGCTGCCCATTACAATTCCAACTTTTGCCATGATATTTTCTCCTTTAACAATTCTGTAATAACTGTTTCCATTGTACTAATTCTTTTCTTGCTTGTCAACATCCATCGGGCGATTGTTACGGTTCTCTCAGTTTAACGTAACGGACTGTTCAGCTCTTCACAGCCCGGCAGAACAAAACGCCCGTCCTCGATAATGGGGATACGCGCGCCTTCCGCCGTAATCACCTCAATCAGTCCCAGCTCCCGATAGGGAATCGTGATGTCCGTATGGCATCCGAAGTACGCTTTTGCCACGTCGGTTTTACGCAGCAGAGACACCTCGTTGTCTCTGGCGATGATCTCTTTGCCGTCCGGATTGAACACCGCCGTGTCCTCCGCCCAGCTATAGCAGGTATCGCCGACCGCAAAATGCGGTCCCATCTTTTCCGCAATCAGAATCGGCAGCTTATCCGCGATCTGATACTTTTCCGCCACCATGTATGCTGTGGTATTGGTGCCGATCGCAAATTCGCCCATCGGCAAAGTGTCGTGGTGGAACAGCACGTTTTCGCGGATATATCCGCGGTTTGCCTCTTCCGTATCAAAATTAGTACAGGTATAGTCCGTAATCATGCCGTCTGTAAAGGTGATGTCCAGATTATGATAGCAAAGTCCGTTCAGATACACCTCCGTGACATGCAGCCGTCCGTTCGTCCCCGAAAGTCTGGGGGAAGTGAACACCTCGCCCACCGGAATATTCACATCCGCCACGCAGTTTTCAAACAGTGTTTCCTTCTCCGGATCCTTCAGTTCAGGAAGCTGCACCGTCAAATCGGTATGGTTGCCGTTCTTTCCAAGGATGTGCACCTGCACGCCCGTATCCAGCGTATCGATGATGGTCTGCTGGATGCGCTGGTAAAGATGATAATCCAGCGTATTAATCTTTACCGTCTCCCGGAATATCTCTTCAAAATTATCCCCGATTTCCGGCACCGGGAACGCGATAATCGTGAAGCTGCGCTCCTCGCCCTTAATGTAGCGGTTTGTGATCTGCATCGTTTCATTTGCCAGTTCCACGGAAAGATGCTGCTGCTTTTCGGAAAGCCGGTAAGCCGCATCCTTATTCTCCGGTGCAAACGGATTTTCCCCGAAGGTCTCCACAAGCGCCGGACCGGCATGTACATACGCCAGCTCCTTATACGTTTCGTAAGCTGTGCGCAGCACGCCAAGCTTGCGCTCCACAAATGCCTTATCAAGGTAAATGGCACTGTCACCCTTATGGTCGTAATCGAACTGCGGGTTCGGAACAGCCCCGTAATACCCGACACGCTCATGCTGCCGGCGGTTGACGCTGTGCGCCGCCGCCCGGTAAATCACCGGCTGCAGCCCCATCTGCGCAAAATTTTCTATCGCCCTGCGTATCATCCGCTCAAAGCCGAGCCGGTAGCGGATATTCACCGTCTTCTTTTTCGACAGATCCTTTTTTCCGAGAATGAAGCCGATGCGGTAGCCCTCCGTGTAAACGGACGCCATCCTGTCGATTTCCTCCTGCGGAAGGGAATTTAAAAACGCCGCCGTCCGCAGCTCGTTTTCGGAGACATATTCGCCGTACCGGTAGAGATAGCGCATGTCCGTCA
This is a stretch of genomic DNA from Marvinbryantia formatexigens DSM 14469. It encodes these proteins:
- the purE gene encoding 5-(carboxyamino)imidazole ribonucleotide mutase, producing the protein MAKVGIVMGSDSDMPVMAKAADILDRLGVEYEMSIISAHREPDTFFEYAKSAEAKGWKVIIAGAGMAAHLPGMCAAIFPMPVIGIPMHTSSLGGRDSLYSIVQMPSGIPVATVAINGGANAGLLAAKILATSDDALLERLKAYSKELKEQVEAKDARLKEVGYKAY
- the purM gene encoding phosphoribosylformylglycinamidine cyclo-ligase, whose translation is MDYKNAGVDIEAGYKSVELMKEHVKRTMREEVLGGLGGFSGAFSLAKIKNMEEPVLLSGTDGCGTKVKLAFILDKHDTIGIDAVAMCVNDIACAGGEPLFFLDYIACGKNYPEKIAAIVGGVAEGCVQSDCALIGGETAEHPGLMPEDEYDIAGFAVGVVDKKDLITGDNIKAGDTLIGIASSGVHSNGFSLVRKVFPMDAASLNTYYDELGKTLGEALLAPTRIYVKALRSVKEAGVCVKGCSHITGGGFYENIPRMLPDGVRAVIKKDSYEVPAIFKMLAKEGQIAEQMMYNTFNMGIGMVIAVDAADTEKAVAALEAAGETAYVIGSVAEGEKGVELC
- a CDS encoding aminopeptidase; amino-acid sequence: MMQQDELVLERFALASERIAQIADRAEVPQPFAGYFQKTAAFILQIKELYGEISGGKTEAYSLQQWQQVNHALYEDILPEQYDTSYGNPAYAVDTLGEVHGRILSFLYTEIRSMIPAAFEEELADITSLCELFIEVYNCFEEEELPTYRRIQQIVYWHVSDYADMLVEKHVRRAVDPSLDFAVRIITESDLTDMRYLYRYGEYVSENELRTAAFLNSLPQEEIDRMASVYTEGYRIGFILGKKDLSKKKTVNIRYRLGFERMIRRAIENFAQMGLQPVIYRAAAHSVNRRQHERVGYYGAVPNPQFDYDHKGDSAIYLDKAFVERKLGVLRTAYETYKELAYVHAGPALVETFGENPFAPENKDAAYRLSEKQQHLSVELANETMQITNRYIKGEERSFTIIAFPVPEIGDNFEEIFRETVKINTLDYHLYQRIQQTIIDTLDTGVQVHILGKNGNHTDLTVQLPELKDPEKETLFENCVADVNIPVGEVFTSPRLSGTNGRLHVTEVYLNGLCYHNLDITFTDGMITDYTCTNFDTEEANRGYIRENVLFHHDTLPMGEFAIGTNTTAYMVAEKYQIADKLPILIAEKMGPHFAVGDTCYSWAEDTAVFNPDGKEIIARDNEVSLLRKTDVAKAYFGCHTDITIPYRELGLIEVITAEGARIPIIEDGRFVLPGCEELNSPLR